In Salmo salar chromosome ssa03, Ssal_v3.1, whole genome shotgun sequence, a single genomic region encodes these proteins:
- the LOC106601226 gene encoding transmembrane protein 184B isoform X1 has protein sequence MRWTISTDKTAVCTQIKHQQRQMMEEQWRRGMPLSDRMENDSPADIGPGSPTTAAPLGSNASWVPDTPLVTPEEPYFLMTSTAQTVSGFFVWTALLITCHQIYMHLRYYSSPNEQRHIVRILFIVPIYAFDSWLSLLFFTNEEYYVYFDTVRDCYEAFVIYNFLSLCYEYLGGESAIMAEIRGKPIESSCVYGTCCLWGRTYSIGFLRFCKQATLQFCVVKPLMAMITVILQAFGKYRDGDFNVASGYLYVTIIYNFSVSLSLYALFLFYFATRNLLVPYSPMLKFLMVKSVIFLSFWQGMLLAILEKCGAIPKINSPEVSVGEGTVAAGYQNFIICIEMFFAAVALRHAFTYKVYMDKRLDSYGSFPIYGQYGRCAPMKSISSSLKETMNPGDMVQDAIHNFSPAYQQYTQQSTLEQRGGAPVSRSHSNVSTRDNEKTLLLSSEDEF, from the exons ATGAGATGGACTATTAGTACAGACAAAA CCGCAGTGTGTACACAAATCAAACATCAGCAGAGGCAG ATGATGGAGGAGCAGTGGAGACGTGGCATGCCCCTGTCAGATCGAATGGAAAATGACTCCCCAGCCGATATTGGCCCAGGGTCCCCGACCACAGCGGCCCCGTTGGGCTCCAACGCCTCCTGGGTGCCAGACACCCCCCTGGTGACCCCTGAGGAACCATACTTCCTCATGACCTCCACTGCCCAGACCGTGTCAGGGTTCTTTGTCTGGACAGCCCTGCTAATAACCTGCCACCAG ATCTACATGCACCTGCGCTACTACAGCTCTCCCAATGAGCAGAGGCACATAGTTCGCATCCTCTTCATCGTTCCCATCTACGCCTTTGACTCGTGGCTCAGCCTCCTCTTCTTCACTAACGAAGAGTACTACGTCTACTTTGACACGGTCCGCGACTGCTACGAAG CGTTTGTGATCTACAACTTCCTCAGCCTGTGTTATGAGTACCTTGGAGGGGAGAGCGCCATCATGGCTGagatcagaggaaagcccattgA GTCCAGCTGTGTGTACGGAACCTGCTGTCTCTGGGGAAGGACTTACTCCATTGGGTTCCTCCGATTCTGCAAACAG gccacTCTACAGTTCTGTGTGGTGAAGCCTCTGATGGCCATGATCACGGTCATCCTGCAGGCCTTTGGGAAGTACAGAGACGGAGACTTCAA tgtggcCAGTGGGTACCTGTATGTGACCATCATCTATAACTTCTCTGTCAGCCTGTCTCTCTACGCCCTCTTCCTCTTCTACTTCGCCACCCGCAACCTGCTGGTCCCCTACAGCCCCATGCTCAAGTTCCTCATGGTCAAGTCTGtcatcttcctctctttctggcAGG GTATGCTGCTGGCCATCCTGGAGAAGTGTGGAGCCATCCCTAAAATCAACTCTCCCGAAGTGTCAGTGGGGGAGGGCACGGTCGCCGCCGGCTACCAGAACTTTATCATCTGCATTGAGATGTTCTTTGCCGCTGTGGCCCTGCGCCACGCCTTCACCTACAAGGTCTACATGGACAAGAGGCTGGACTCCTACG GGTCCTTTCCTATTTATGGACAGTACG GTCGCTGCGCCCCAATGAAGAGCATCTCCAGCAGTCTGAAGGAGACCATGAACCCCGGAGACATGGTGCAGGACGCCATCCACAACTTCTCCCCAGCCTACCAGCAGTACACACAGCAGTCCACCCTTGAGCAGCGCGGAGGGGCGCCGGTGTCCCGCAGCCACAGCAACGTCAGCACCCGCGACAACGAGAAGACCCTGCTGCTCAGCTCCGAAGATGAGTTCTGA
- the LOC106601226 gene encoding transmembrane protein 184B isoform X2, protein MRWTISTDKTAVCTQIKHQQRQMMEEQWRRGMPLSDRMENDSPADIGPGSPTTAAPLGSNASWVPDTPLVTPEEPYFLMTSTAQTVSGFFVWTALLITCHQIYMHLRYYSSPNEQRHIVRILFIVPIYAFDSWLSLLFFTNEEYYVYFDTVRDCYEAFVIYNFLSLCYEYLGGESAIMAEIRGKPIESSCVYGTCCLWGRTYSIGFLRFCKQATLQFCVVKPLMAMITVILQAFGKYRDGDFNVASGYLYVTIIYNFSVSLSLYALFLFYFATRNLLVPYSPMLKFLMVKSVIFLSFWQGMLLAILEKCGAIPKINSPEVSVGEGTVAAGYQNFIICIEMFFAAVALRHAFTYKVYMDKRLDSYGRCAPMKSISSSLKETMNPGDMVQDAIHNFSPAYQQYTQQSTLEQRGGAPVSRSHSNVSTRDNEKTLLLSSEDEF, encoded by the exons ATGAGATGGACTATTAGTACAGACAAAA CCGCAGTGTGTACACAAATCAAACATCAGCAGAGGCAG ATGATGGAGGAGCAGTGGAGACGTGGCATGCCCCTGTCAGATCGAATGGAAAATGACTCCCCAGCCGATATTGGCCCAGGGTCCCCGACCACAGCGGCCCCGTTGGGCTCCAACGCCTCCTGGGTGCCAGACACCCCCCTGGTGACCCCTGAGGAACCATACTTCCTCATGACCTCCACTGCCCAGACCGTGTCAGGGTTCTTTGTCTGGACAGCCCTGCTAATAACCTGCCACCAG ATCTACATGCACCTGCGCTACTACAGCTCTCCCAATGAGCAGAGGCACATAGTTCGCATCCTCTTCATCGTTCCCATCTACGCCTTTGACTCGTGGCTCAGCCTCCTCTTCTTCACTAACGAAGAGTACTACGTCTACTTTGACACGGTCCGCGACTGCTACGAAG CGTTTGTGATCTACAACTTCCTCAGCCTGTGTTATGAGTACCTTGGAGGGGAGAGCGCCATCATGGCTGagatcagaggaaagcccattgA GTCCAGCTGTGTGTACGGAACCTGCTGTCTCTGGGGAAGGACTTACTCCATTGGGTTCCTCCGATTCTGCAAACAG gccacTCTACAGTTCTGTGTGGTGAAGCCTCTGATGGCCATGATCACGGTCATCCTGCAGGCCTTTGGGAAGTACAGAGACGGAGACTTCAA tgtggcCAGTGGGTACCTGTATGTGACCATCATCTATAACTTCTCTGTCAGCCTGTCTCTCTACGCCCTCTTCCTCTTCTACTTCGCCACCCGCAACCTGCTGGTCCCCTACAGCCCCATGCTCAAGTTCCTCATGGTCAAGTCTGtcatcttcctctctttctggcAGG GTATGCTGCTGGCCATCCTGGAGAAGTGTGGAGCCATCCCTAAAATCAACTCTCCCGAAGTGTCAGTGGGGGAGGGCACGGTCGCCGCCGGCTACCAGAACTTTATCATCTGCATTGAGATGTTCTTTGCCGCTGTGGCCCTGCGCCACGCCTTCACCTACAAGGTCTACATGGACAAGAGGCTGGACTCCTACG GTCGCTGCGCCCCAATGAAGAGCATCTCCAGCAGTCTGAAGGAGACCATGAACCCCGGAGACATGGTGCAGGACGCCATCCACAACTTCTCCCCAGCCTACCAGCAGTACACACAGCAGTCCACCCTTGAGCAGCGCGGAGGGGCGCCGGTGTCCCGCAGCCACAGCAACGTCAGCACCCGCGACAACGAGAAGACCCTGCTGCTCAGCTCCGAAGATGAGTTCTGA
- the LOC106601226 gene encoding transmembrane protein 184B isoform X3, with protein sequence MMEEQWRRGMPLSDRMENDSPADIGPGSPTTAAPLGSNASWVPDTPLVTPEEPYFLMTSTAQTVSGFFVWTALLITCHQIYMHLRYYSSPNEQRHIVRILFIVPIYAFDSWLSLLFFTNEEYYVYFDTVRDCYEAFVIYNFLSLCYEYLGGESAIMAEIRGKPIESSCVYGTCCLWGRTYSIGFLRFCKQATLQFCVVKPLMAMITVILQAFGKYRDGDFNVASGYLYVTIIYNFSVSLSLYALFLFYFATRNLLVPYSPMLKFLMVKSVIFLSFWQGMLLAILEKCGAIPKINSPEVSVGEGTVAAGYQNFIICIEMFFAAVALRHAFTYKVYMDKRLDSYGSFPIYGQYGRCAPMKSISSSLKETMNPGDMVQDAIHNFSPAYQQYTQQSTLEQRGGAPVSRSHSNVSTRDNEKTLLLSSEDEF encoded by the exons ATGATGGAGGAGCAGTGGAGACGTGGCATGCCCCTGTCAGATCGAATGGAAAATGACTCCCCAGCCGATATTGGCCCAGGGTCCCCGACCACAGCGGCCCCGTTGGGCTCCAACGCCTCCTGGGTGCCAGACACCCCCCTGGTGACCCCTGAGGAACCATACTTCCTCATGACCTCCACTGCCCAGACCGTGTCAGGGTTCTTTGTCTGGACAGCCCTGCTAATAACCTGCCACCAG ATCTACATGCACCTGCGCTACTACAGCTCTCCCAATGAGCAGAGGCACATAGTTCGCATCCTCTTCATCGTTCCCATCTACGCCTTTGACTCGTGGCTCAGCCTCCTCTTCTTCACTAACGAAGAGTACTACGTCTACTTTGACACGGTCCGCGACTGCTACGAAG CGTTTGTGATCTACAACTTCCTCAGCCTGTGTTATGAGTACCTTGGAGGGGAGAGCGCCATCATGGCTGagatcagaggaaagcccattgA GTCCAGCTGTGTGTACGGAACCTGCTGTCTCTGGGGAAGGACTTACTCCATTGGGTTCCTCCGATTCTGCAAACAG gccacTCTACAGTTCTGTGTGGTGAAGCCTCTGATGGCCATGATCACGGTCATCCTGCAGGCCTTTGGGAAGTACAGAGACGGAGACTTCAA tgtggcCAGTGGGTACCTGTATGTGACCATCATCTATAACTTCTCTGTCAGCCTGTCTCTCTACGCCCTCTTCCTCTTCTACTTCGCCACCCGCAACCTGCTGGTCCCCTACAGCCCCATGCTCAAGTTCCTCATGGTCAAGTCTGtcatcttcctctctttctggcAGG GTATGCTGCTGGCCATCCTGGAGAAGTGTGGAGCCATCCCTAAAATCAACTCTCCCGAAGTGTCAGTGGGGGAGGGCACGGTCGCCGCCGGCTACCAGAACTTTATCATCTGCATTGAGATGTTCTTTGCCGCTGTGGCCCTGCGCCACGCCTTCACCTACAAGGTCTACATGGACAAGAGGCTGGACTCCTACG GGTCCTTTCCTATTTATGGACAGTACG GTCGCTGCGCCCCAATGAAGAGCATCTCCAGCAGTCTGAAGGAGACCATGAACCCCGGAGACATGGTGCAGGACGCCATCCACAACTTCTCCCCAGCCTACCAGCAGTACACACAGCAGTCCACCCTTGAGCAGCGCGGAGGGGCGCCGGTGTCCCGCAGCCACAGCAACGTCAGCACCCGCGACAACGAGAAGACCCTGCTGCTCAGCTCCGAAGATGAGTTCTGA
- the ddx17 gene encoding probable ATP-dependent RNA helicase DDX17 isoform X1 — translation MRGGSSYGDRDRDRGRDRGSPRFGSSRGPPPNKKFGNPGERLRKKKWDLNELPKFEKNFYNEHPDVQRMSQYDLEEFRRKKEITIRGSGCPKPVSSFSQAHFPQYVMDVLIQQNFKEPTAIQAQGFPLALSGRDMVGIAQTGSGKTLSYLLPAIVHINHQPYLERGDGPICLVLAPTRELAQQVQQVAHEYGKSSRIKSTCVYGGAPKGPQIRDLERGVEICIATPGRLIDFLEAGKTNLRRCTYLVLDEADRMLDMGFEPQIRKIVDQIRPDRQTLMWSATWPKDVRQLAEDFLKDYVQINVGALELSANHNILQIVDVCTEIEKDNKLLQLMEEIMAEKENKTIIFVETKKRCDDLTRRMRRDGWPAMCIHGDKTQPERDWVLTEFRSGKAPILIATDVASRGLDVEDVKFVINYDYPNSSEDYIHRIGRTARSTNKGTAYTFFTPGNLRQARELIRVLEEARQAINPKLLQLVNTGRGGGGRSRFHGNGSNANNPNLMYQDECNRSMRTVGSKDSRGSSGSFSRDSRDGGSSRAGDRSSSSYRDRRDSRSYGSSSSYNQYKSGSSNGGQDQSAGQFSSVSRSSQPPPPPSGPQPLMAQKFTPTQPMMGLMGHSPFQFAPPPTPTSQRK, via the exons ATGAGGGGCGGTTCGTCGTATGGAGATCGGGACAGGGACCGTGGTCGCGACAGGGG GAGTCCTCGTTTTGGGTCTAGCAGAGGTCCCCCTCCCAACAAGAAGTTTGGGAACCCAGGGGAGCGTTTGCGCAAGAAGAAATGGGACCTAAACGAGCTTCCAAAGTTTGAGAAGAACTTTTACAATGAACATCCAGATGTCCAGCGCATGAGCCAG TATGACTTGGAGGAGTTTCGCAGGAAGAAGGAAATCACTATCAGGGGGTCAGGCTGCCCGAAACCTGTCAGTAGCTTCTCCCAGGCCCATTTTCCCC AGTATGTGATGGATGTGCTGATACAGCAGAACTTTAAGGAGCCCACAGCTATCCAGGCACAAGGCTTCCCTCTGGCCCTGAGTGGCAGGGACATGGTGGGCATCGCACAGACAGGTTCTGGGAAAACCTTATCG TATCTCCTGCCTGCCATTGTGCACATTAACCACCAGCCCTACCTAGAAAGAGGAGACGGACCAATC TGTTTGGTTCTGGCACCAACTCGAGAGCTGGCCCAGCAGGTTCAGCAAGTGGCGCATGAATACGGAAAGTCATCACGCATCAAGAGCACCTGTGTCTACGGGGGAGCGCCCAAGGGACCCCAGATCCGGGACCTGGAGAGAG GTGTTGAGATCTGCATCGCCACCCCGGGTCGTCTCATTGACTTCCTGGAGGCAGGGAAGACCAACCTACGGCGCTGCACCTACTTGGTGCTGGACGAGGCTGACAGAATGCTGGACATGGGCTTTGAGCCACAGATTCGCAAGATTGTTGACCAGATTAGG CCTGACAGGCAGACCCTGATGTGGAGTGCCACCTGGCCCAAGGACGTGCGGCAGCTAGCAGAGGACTTCCTGAAGGACTATGTCCAGATCAACGTGGGAGCCCTGGAGCTGAGCGCCAACCACAACATCCTGCAGATTGTGGACGTGTGCACGGAGATTGAGAAGGACAACAA GCTGCTCCAGCTGATGGAGGAGATCATGGCTGAGAAGGAGAACAAGACCATCATCTTTGTGGAGACCAAGAAACGCTGCGATGATCTGACCCGCAGAATGAGACGCGATGG GTGGCCAGCGATGTGTATCCATGGTGACAAGACTCAGCCGGAGAGAGACTGGGTGCTGACAG AGTTCCGTAGTGGCAAGGCTCCTATTCTTATTGCTACTGATGTGGCCTCACGTGGTTTGG ATGTGGAGGATGTCAAATTTGTCATCAATTATGACTACCCAAACTCCTCTGAGGACTACATCCACCGTATCGGCCGTACGGCCCGTAGCACCAACAAGGGTACGGCCTACACATTCTTCACCCCGGGCAACCTTCGTCAGGCCCGTGAGCTGATCCGTGTGCTAGAGGAGGCCCGGCAGGCCATAAACCCCAAGCTGCTGCAACTGGTCAACACTGGCCGTGGAGGAG GAGGCAGGTCACGTTTCCATGGCAACGGCTCCAACGCAAACAACCCCAACCTGATGTATCAGGATGAGTGCAACCGGAGCATGCGCACCGTAGGCAGCAAGGACAGCCGGGGGAGCAGCGGCAGCTTCAGCCGCGACAGCCGAGATGGAGGGAGCAGCCGCGCCGGGGACAGGTCGTCCTCTTCCTACAGGGACAGGAGGGACAGCCGCAGCTATGGCTCCAGCTCCTCCTACAACCAGTACAAGTCCGGGAGCAGCAATGGGGGGCAAGACCAGTCAGCGGGACAGTTTAGTTCAGTCAGCAGGTCCAGTcagccccctccacccccctcaggGCCGCAGCCCCTCATGGCCCAGAAGTTTACCCCAACCCAGCCCATGATGGGATTAATGGGGCACTCGCCTTTCCAGTTTGCTCCCCCACCCACTCCAACCTCACAGAGGAAGTAA
- the ddx17 gene encoding probable ATP-dependent RNA helicase DDX17 isoform X2 yields the protein MSQYDLEEFRRKKEITIRGSGCPKPVSSFSQAHFPQYVMDVLIQQNFKEPTAIQAQGFPLALSGRDMVGIAQTGSGKTLSYLLPAIVHINHQPYLERGDGPICLVLAPTRELAQQVQQVAHEYGKSSRIKSTCVYGGAPKGPQIRDLERGVEICIATPGRLIDFLEAGKTNLRRCTYLVLDEADRMLDMGFEPQIRKIVDQIRPDRQTLMWSATWPKDVRQLAEDFLKDYVQINVGALELSANHNILQIVDVCTEIEKDNKLLQLMEEIMAEKENKTIIFVETKKRCDDLTRRMRRDGWPAMCIHGDKTQPERDWVLTEFRSGKAPILIATDVASRGLDVEDVKFVINYDYPNSSEDYIHRIGRTARSTNKGTAYTFFTPGNLRQARELIRVLEEARQAINPKLLQLVNTGRGGGGRSRFHGNGSNANNPNLMYQDECNRSMRTVGSKDSRGSSGSFSRDSRDGGSSRAGDRSSSSYRDRRDSRSYGSSSSYNQYKSGSSNGGQDQSAGQFSSVSRSSQPPPPPSGPQPLMAQKFTPTQPMMGLMGHSPFQFAPPPTPTSQRK from the exons ATGAGCCAG TATGACTTGGAGGAGTTTCGCAGGAAGAAGGAAATCACTATCAGGGGGTCAGGCTGCCCGAAACCTGTCAGTAGCTTCTCCCAGGCCCATTTTCCCC AGTATGTGATGGATGTGCTGATACAGCAGAACTTTAAGGAGCCCACAGCTATCCAGGCACAAGGCTTCCCTCTGGCCCTGAGTGGCAGGGACATGGTGGGCATCGCACAGACAGGTTCTGGGAAAACCTTATCG TATCTCCTGCCTGCCATTGTGCACATTAACCACCAGCCCTACCTAGAAAGAGGAGACGGACCAATC TGTTTGGTTCTGGCACCAACTCGAGAGCTGGCCCAGCAGGTTCAGCAAGTGGCGCATGAATACGGAAAGTCATCACGCATCAAGAGCACCTGTGTCTACGGGGGAGCGCCCAAGGGACCCCAGATCCGGGACCTGGAGAGAG GTGTTGAGATCTGCATCGCCACCCCGGGTCGTCTCATTGACTTCCTGGAGGCAGGGAAGACCAACCTACGGCGCTGCACCTACTTGGTGCTGGACGAGGCTGACAGAATGCTGGACATGGGCTTTGAGCCACAGATTCGCAAGATTGTTGACCAGATTAGG CCTGACAGGCAGACCCTGATGTGGAGTGCCACCTGGCCCAAGGACGTGCGGCAGCTAGCAGAGGACTTCCTGAAGGACTATGTCCAGATCAACGTGGGAGCCCTGGAGCTGAGCGCCAACCACAACATCCTGCAGATTGTGGACGTGTGCACGGAGATTGAGAAGGACAACAA GCTGCTCCAGCTGATGGAGGAGATCATGGCTGAGAAGGAGAACAAGACCATCATCTTTGTGGAGACCAAGAAACGCTGCGATGATCTGACCCGCAGAATGAGACGCGATGG GTGGCCAGCGATGTGTATCCATGGTGACAAGACTCAGCCGGAGAGAGACTGGGTGCTGACAG AGTTCCGTAGTGGCAAGGCTCCTATTCTTATTGCTACTGATGTGGCCTCACGTGGTTTGG ATGTGGAGGATGTCAAATTTGTCATCAATTATGACTACCCAAACTCCTCTGAGGACTACATCCACCGTATCGGCCGTACGGCCCGTAGCACCAACAAGGGTACGGCCTACACATTCTTCACCCCGGGCAACCTTCGTCAGGCCCGTGAGCTGATCCGTGTGCTAGAGGAGGCCCGGCAGGCCATAAACCCCAAGCTGCTGCAACTGGTCAACACTGGCCGTGGAGGAG GAGGCAGGTCACGTTTCCATGGCAACGGCTCCAACGCAAACAACCCCAACCTGATGTATCAGGATGAGTGCAACCGGAGCATGCGCACCGTAGGCAGCAAGGACAGCCGGGGGAGCAGCGGCAGCTTCAGCCGCGACAGCCGAGATGGAGGGAGCAGCCGCGCCGGGGACAGGTCGTCCTCTTCCTACAGGGACAGGAGGGACAGCCGCAGCTATGGCTCCAGCTCCTCCTACAACCAGTACAAGTCCGGGAGCAGCAATGGGGGGCAAGACCAGTCAGCGGGACAGTTTAGTTCAGTCAGCAGGTCCAGTcagccccctccacccccctcaggGCCGCAGCCCCTCATGGCCCAGAAGTTTACCCCAACCCAGCCCATGATGGGATTAATGGGGCACTCGCCTTTCCAGTTTGCTCCCCCACCCACTCCAACCTCACAGAGGAAGTAA